The following proteins are encoded in a genomic region of Bacillus sp. FJAT-22090:
- the rlmD gene encoding 23S rRNA (uracil(1939)-C(5))-methyltransferase RlmD: MNTPVTKNDRLTVHIEDLTHDGAGVAKVDGYPLFIQGGLPNETAEIHVLKTLKNYGFAKLINVVETSPFRVDAPCPVFGECGGCQLQHLSYEGQLAWKENMVRNVMKRIGKIDAPVLPVKGMEKPWEYRNKSQIPFALEDGQVLSGFYQSKSHRIADTNTCLIQSDEADRLMREVKENALQLDLIPYNEDTKKGQLRHLVVRKGRATGEVMVVLVTRHPKLSKKNAIIELIRKVEPNVTSIVHNVNKRNTNVIFGDETITLWGKPVIEDLIGNVRFEISARSFYQVNPEQTEVLYKQALDYAQLLGDETVIDAYCGIGTISLFLAQKAKQVLGVEIVPQAIEDAKRNAELNGFTNTYFEAGPAEVIIPKWYKEGKTADVLVVDPPRKGCDEALLNTIIEQRPKRVVYVSCNPATLARDLRILEDGGYKTKEIQPVDMFPQTTHCEAVAWLELV, from the coding sequence GTGAATACACCAGTAACAAAAAATGATCGTCTCACAGTTCATATAGAAGATTTAACACATGATGGAGCAGGAGTTGCTAAAGTTGATGGATATCCACTGTTTATACAAGGTGGCTTACCAAACGAAACGGCAGAAATTCATGTGCTAAAAACATTAAAAAACTACGGCTTCGCTAAATTAATCAATGTCGTAGAGACATCTCCTTTTCGAGTAGATGCACCATGTCCAGTATTTGGCGAGTGTGGTGGCTGTCAATTACAGCATTTATCCTATGAGGGTCAGCTTGCATGGAAAGAAAACATGGTCCGAAATGTCATGAAGCGTATTGGGAAAATAGATGCTCCTGTTCTTCCGGTAAAAGGTATGGAGAAGCCGTGGGAATATCGCAATAAATCCCAAATACCTTTTGCGTTAGAAGATGGACAAGTACTCTCCGGTTTTTATCAATCGAAATCTCATCGTATTGCAGATACGAATACTTGTTTAATTCAATCGGATGAAGCAGATCGATTAATGCGTGAGGTAAAAGAGAACGCATTACAATTGGATTTAATCCCATATAATGAAGATACGAAGAAAGGTCAGTTACGCCATCTTGTTGTTAGAAAAGGTAGAGCAACAGGGGAAGTAATGGTTGTTTTAGTTACGAGACATCCAAAACTCTCTAAAAAAAATGCAATCATTGAGTTAATTCGTAAGGTGGAGCCGAATGTTACGTCAATTGTTCATAACGTGAACAAACGTAATACAAACGTTATTTTCGGTGATGAAACAATTACTCTGTGGGGTAAACCGGTTATTGAAGATTTAATCGGTAATGTACGTTTTGAAATATCTGCACGATCCTTTTATCAGGTAAATCCTGAACAAACCGAAGTTCTTTATAAACAAGCGCTCGACTATGCACAGCTATTGGGTGATGAAACAGTAATTGATGCTTATTGTGGAATCGGAACAATCTCTTTATTTCTAGCACAAAAAGCAAAACAAGTTTTAGGGGTAGAAATCGTCCCACAAGCAATTGAAGATGCTAAAAGAAATGCTGAGTTGAACGGCTTCACTAACACATATTTCGAGGCAGGGCCTGCAGAAGTAATCATTCCAAAATGGTACAAAGAAGGTAAAACTGCAGACGTATTAGTAGTCGATCCACCTAGAAAAGGCTGTGACGAAGCACTGCTCAACACGATAATTGAACAGAGACCGAAGAGAGTCGTTTATGTATCTTGTAACCCAGCGACGCTTGCCCGTGATCTGCGTATTTTAGAAGATGGTGGCTATAAAACAAAAGAAATTCAGCCAGTAGACATGTTTCCACAGACAACACACTGTGAGGCGGTTGCTTGGTTGGAGTTGGTTTAA
- a CDS encoding tRNA dihydrouridine synthase, producing the protein MTENFWEDLPKPFFVLAPMEDVTDVVFRHVVSEAGRPDVFFTEFTNSDSYCHPEGMKSVRGRLIFTEDEQPMVAHIWGDNPEYFRQMSIGMAELGFKGIDINMGCPVPNVASRGKGSGLILRPDVSAELIQAAKAGGLPVSVKTRLGYNDVNEWEEWLTHILKQDIANLSIHLRTRKEMSQVDAHWELIPEIKKLRDRIAPNTLLTINGDIPDRQTGLQLAEQYGIDGVMIGRGIFKNPFAFEKEPKEHSSKEYLDLLRLQLDLQDQYAEALPRSITGLHRFFKIYVKGFRGAGELRNQLMSTKSTDEVRALLDNFEKEC; encoded by the coding sequence ATGACAGAAAATTTTTGGGAGGATTTACCGAAACCATTTTTTGTACTTGCACCAATGGAAGATGTGACAGATGTTGTTTTTCGTCACGTAGTAAGTGAAGCCGGTCGACCGGATGTATTTTTCACCGAGTTTACAAACTCGGATAGCTATTGTCATCCAGAAGGAATGAAAAGTGTGCGTGGCCGTTTGATTTTTACAGAAGATGAACAGCCAATGGTGGCACATATTTGGGGAGATAATCCCGAATATTTCCGTCAAATGAGTATTGGCATGGCAGAGCTAGGATTTAAAGGCATCGATATTAATATGGGCTGCCCTGTACCGAATGTGGCATCGAGAGGGAAGGGTAGTGGCCTTATTCTGCGTCCAGACGTTTCGGCAGAACTTATTCAAGCAGCAAAAGCGGGCGGACTGCCTGTCAGCGTGAAAACACGACTTGGCTATAACGATGTAAATGAGTGGGAGGAGTGGCTAACGCATATTTTAAAACAGGATATTGCGAACCTTTCTATACATTTACGTACAAGAAAGGAAATGAGCCAAGTAGATGCGCATTGGGAGCTAATTCCGGAAATCAAAAAATTACGTGACCGTATCGCACCAAATACACTACTAACAATCAATGGAGACATTCCTGACCGTCAAACTGGGCTGCAGCTTGCTGAACAATATGGTATTGATGGCGTTATGATCGGGCGAGGTATTTTTAAAAATCCTTTTGCTTTTGAAAAAGAGCCAAAAGAGCATAGCAGTAAAGAGTACCTTGATCTTTTAAGACTGCAACTTGATCTTCAAGATCAATATGCGGAAGCTCTACCACGTTCAATAACAGGGCTTCATCGCTTTTTCAAAATTTATGTCAAAGGATTCCGTGGAGCTGGTGAATTGAGAAATCAATTGATGAGCACGAAATCAACAGATGAAGTGCGTGCATTGCTTGATAACTTTGAAAAAGAATGTTGA
- a CDS encoding Type 1 glutamine amidotransferase-like domain-containing protein codes for MKFLLTSAGINNKSIHDALVDMLDKPIAESSALCIPTAMYGHPWVGPGVNAWQFISGNSENPMVDLGWKSVGVLELTALPSIDEDRWVPLVRETDVLLVAGGDALYLCHWMRQSGLADLLPSLHAVYVGMSAGSMVMAPNIGEYFVGWTPPNGGDETLSLVDFAMFPHLDHEMLPGNTMAAAERWADGMQGPAYAIDDQTAIKVIDGAVEVVSEGHWKLFTP; via the coding sequence ATGAAATTTCTACTTACATCTGCAGGCATCAATAACAAAAGCATACATGACGCGTTGGTTGACATGCTGGACAAACCGATTGCCGAGTCTAGCGCCTTGTGCATTCCCACCGCGATGTACGGACACCCCTGGGTCGGCCCCGGCGTCAATGCCTGGCAGTTCATCAGCGGGAATTCCGAGAATCCCATGGTCGACCTGGGCTGGAAGTCCGTCGGCGTGCTGGAGCTCACAGCGCTGCCAAGCATCGACGAAGACCGCTGGGTGCCGCTGGTTCGGGAGACGGACGTCCTGCTGGTGGCTGGCGGCGACGCCCTCTACCTGTGCCACTGGATGCGGCAATCCGGGCTGGCAGACCTCTTGCCGTCGCTGCACGCAGTCTATGTGGGAATGAGTGCTGGGAGCATGGTGATGGCACCTAACATCGGGGAATACTTCGTTGGCTGGACTCCACCCAATGGTGGTGATGAAACGCTGAGTCTGGTCGACTTTGCAATGTTTCCGCACCTGGATCACGAGATGCTGCCGGGAAACACGATGGCTGCTGCAGAGAGATGGGCCGATGGGATGCAAGGGCCGGCGTATGCAATTGATGATCAAACCGCTATCAAAGTAATCGATGGAGCGGTCGAAGTTGTATCCGAAGGGCATTGGAAACTGTTTACGCCATGA
- a CDS encoding DegV family protein: MSRIILSTESGADLPKDLADKHTVQVVPMHVIMDGHDYLDGDLSVKEIYDFHNRTKKIPSTTATNVHEYQEFFTRIRENFPDSIIIHIGYTSKASSSFQNALIAAEDFKDLFLIDALNVTGGLTAIVMDAVTMLEKEPAIEPLQFIEKIKSKVPKSRLAFVPGSLEFLRAGGRVSNIAYLGGALLKIKPCIELIEGNLVSIRKYRGEMSGVAEKLMRDYLNQYNIDRERLYFIYSIGLSESIKQRMNEIANQSGFENVIWIQAGAMISTHSGPGGFGIAGLEH; the protein is encoded by the coding sequence TTGAGTAGGATTATTTTATCGACAGAGAGTGGAGCGGATTTACCAAAAGATTTAGCTGACAAACATACTGTTCAGGTGGTGCCGATGCATGTCATCATGGATGGACATGACTATTTAGATGGTGATCTATCCGTAAAAGAAATTTATGACTTTCATAATCGCACAAAAAAGATACCATCTACAACGGCCACTAATGTTCATGAATATCAAGAATTTTTTACGAGAATTAGAGAAAATTTTCCTGATAGCATCATTATTCACATTGGTTATACATCAAAAGCATCTTCTTCCTTTCAAAATGCGTTAATTGCGGCAGAAGATTTTAAAGATCTTTTCTTAATTGATGCTTTGAATGTTACTGGTGGATTAACTGCAATTGTGATGGATGCTGTTACTATGCTAGAGAAAGAACCTGCAATTGAACCTTTACAATTCATAGAAAAAATAAAATCAAAGGTTCCTAAATCAAGACTGGCCTTCGTACCCGGCAGCTTAGAATTTTTAAGAGCTGGTGGACGCGTTAGTAATATTGCTTACCTCGGCGGGGCATTGTTAAAAATAAAACCTTGTATTGAATTAATAGAAGGGAATCTTGTTTCAATTAGAAAATACCGTGGGGAAATGAGTGGAGTTGCCGAAAAACTCATGCGAGATTATTTAAATCAATATAATATTGATAGAGAACGACTTTATTTTATATACTCAATCGGACTCAGTGAAAGTATCAAGCAGCGGATGAATGAAATCGCAAATCAATCAGGTTTTGAAAATGTAATATGGATTCAAGCAGGCGCTATGATTTCTACTCACTCTGGACCTGGGGGTTTCGGCATTGCAGGTCTTGAACATTAG